The following proteins come from a genomic window of Pelagicoccus albus:
- the trxB gene encoding thioredoxin-disulfide reductase, giving the protein MSTEVENVIIIGTGCSGLTAAIYTARANLNPLVLEGTLPGGQLTQTSEVENFPGFPEGIDGFMLMDNLRKQATRFGTRFAQATIDSVDFSSSPYTLKAGDKEYKAKSVIISTGASPRLLDIPGEKEMYGGKGVTTCATCDGAFYRNMDVVVVGGGDTACEEALFLTRFASKVYLIHRRDELRASKLMAERTIAHEKIEMVWDTVLDEVVADEQGFATAVKVTNRKTGESSSIDAKGVFIAIGHIPNTGPFADALETDEEGYFKPKLGSQVQTNIPGVYVSGDCADHVYRQAITAAGMGCQAAIEAERWLAEQ; this is encoded by the coding sequence ATGTCAACCGAAGTCGAAAACGTCATCATTATCGGAACTGGCTGCTCTGGCCTCACAGCAGCCATCTACACCGCTCGGGCTAATCTGAACCCTCTCGTCCTGGAAGGCACGCTCCCGGGTGGACAGCTCACCCAGACGAGCGAAGTGGAAAATTTCCCAGGTTTCCCAGAGGGAATCGACGGCTTCATGCTCATGGACAATCTCCGCAAGCAGGCGACTCGCTTCGGCACTCGTTTCGCACAGGCCACCATCGATAGCGTAGACTTTTCGAGCTCCCCTTACACCCTCAAGGCGGGCGATAAAGAGTATAAGGCCAAGTCGGTCATCATCTCCACGGGAGCTTCCCCTCGTCTCCTCGACATACCGGGCGAAAAGGAAATGTACGGAGGCAAGGGAGTCACCACCTGCGCGACTTGCGATGGAGCCTTCTACCGCAACATGGATGTCGTGGTCGTAGGCGGCGGAGACACCGCTTGTGAGGAGGCCCTCTTCCTCACTCGCTTTGCTTCTAAGGTTTATTTGATCCACCGTCGAGACGAGCTCCGCGCCTCTAAATTGATGGCAGAGCGTACTATCGCCCACGAGAAGATCGAGATGGTTTGGGACACGGTTTTGGACGAAGTCGTAGCTGACGAACAAGGCTTTGCCACCGCTGTGAAGGTTACCAACCGCAAGACTGGCGAATCCTCATCCATCGACGCCAAAGGCGTATTCATCGCCATCGGCCACATTCCCAACACTGGCCCCTTCGCGGACGCGTTGGAAACGGACGAAGAAGGCTACTTCAAGCCAAAGCTGGGCAGCCAGGTCCAAACCAACATCCCCGGAGTCTATGTCTCCGGCGACTGCGCCGACCATGTCTATCGCCAAGCGATCACCGCTGCGGGTATGGGTTGCCAAGCCGCGATCGAAGCGGAACGTTGGTTGGCCGAGCAGTAG
- a CDS encoding BNR repeat-containing protein produces MKFPVPKLLTLLCLLLALVSCRSEKSTLMQVGTGWAQNSVNTTIFRKNSVVSDQNRQYAAYYDESGHVVIAHRNLDSEDWTAERTQLTGNMKDAHNSICIAVDGDGFLHIAWDHHNTSLHYAKSTKPGSLEFAEIPSMIGSEEHSVTYPEFYSIAGGDLIFLYRDGGSGRGNLVMNRYHTASKTWSRVQTKLIDGENKRNSYWQAYVDPNSESIYLSWTWRETWDVSTNHDICFAKSSDGGKSWVRSDGTPYVLPITAATAEYAALIPQNSELINQTSMCSDSDGNPYIASYWTPAGSKVPQFHLVHYDGYAWHNSQITKRETPFSLSGTGTKKIPISRPQILADSTGDTTKAYLIFRDIERDNRPSMAYCDDISSPEWKFKDLAEIDTDQWEPSYDLPLWSREKKLALFIQRTAQGDGYASEGQEKTVELPPQPVYVLQWQDSR; encoded by the coding sequence ATGAAATTCCCCGTCCCAAAGCTCCTCACCCTCCTCTGCCTTCTTCTGGCCCTCGTTTCCTGTCGATCCGAGAAATCGACCTTGATGCAAGTCGGCACGGGATGGGCTCAAAACTCGGTCAACACCACGATTTTCCGGAAAAACTCCGTCGTTTCCGACCAGAACCGCCAGTACGCAGCCTACTATGACGAAAGCGGCCACGTAGTCATCGCCCACCGAAACTTAGATTCCGAGGATTGGACTGCCGAGCGGACCCAGCTCACCGGAAACATGAAAGACGCCCACAACTCCATCTGCATAGCGGTGGACGGAGACGGCTTCCTGCACATCGCTTGGGATCACCATAACACTTCTCTCCACTACGCCAAATCGACAAAGCCTGGCTCTCTCGAATTTGCCGAAATCCCCTCCATGATCGGGAGCGAAGAGCACAGCGTGACCTATCCGGAGTTTTACTCCATAGCTGGCGGCGACTTGATTTTCCTCTACCGCGACGGGGGATCCGGCCGGGGGAATCTGGTCATGAATCGCTACCATACCGCCTCAAAAACTTGGTCCCGTGTGCAAACCAAGCTAATCGACGGCGAGAACAAGCGAAATTCCTACTGGCAAGCCTATGTGGATCCGAATTCCGAGAGCATCTACCTATCCTGGACCTGGAGAGAGACGTGGGACGTATCCACGAATCATGACATCTGTTTCGCAAAATCTAGCGACGGGGGGAAATCCTGGGTCCGATCAGACGGCACGCCCTACGTCCTGCCGATAACCGCGGCAACTGCCGAATACGCGGCTCTCATCCCTCAAAACAGCGAGCTAATCAACCAAACCTCGATGTGCTCGGATTCGGACGGGAATCCCTACATCGCCTCCTACTGGACTCCAGCCGGATCAAAAGTACCTCAATTCCATTTAGTCCATTACGATGGATACGCTTGGCATAACTCGCAAATAACCAAGCGAGAAACGCCGTTTTCGCTCAGCGGAACTGGGACCAAAAAGATTCCGATCTCCCGTCCCCAAATTCTGGCCGACTCGACCGGAGACACGACCAAAGCGTATTTAATCTTTCGAGACATAGAAAGGGATAACCGCCCGAGCATGGCCTACTGCGATGATATTTCCTCACCTGAGTGGAAGTTCAAGGACTTGGCGGAAATCGATACGGATCAGTGGGAACCTAGCTACGACTTGCCGCTTTGGAGTCGGGAGAAGAAATTGGCGTTGTTCATACAAAGAACAGCTCAAGGGGACGGCTACGCCAGCGAAGGTCAGGAGAAAACGGTCGAGCTTCCACCCCAGCCAGTCTACGTGTTGCAGTGGCAGGATAGCAGATAG
- a CDS encoding M20/M25/M40 family metallo-hydrolase, with protein sequence MFDAIEKLKEYVSYQSVSADSAYKEGMGQTRDFVAKMLGDLGLSVEIVDTQKHPIVMARRTGDPSWPHVVIYGHYDVQPVDPIELWETSPFEATIKGDRIYGRGTADNKGPQMAHIAAVAELLEEHPDVPLRLTFIIEGEEEIGSPSLLPLLVERKEELSEADMVLLSDTLSPTADQIAVTVGLRGIVEMEFELVGPKSDLHSGLHGGAVYNPLQAMAEICASLHTADNRVNISGFYDDVTDVEDWEREELAGLGTNIEAYAASVGVEALHPVTGYTPFEAIRYMPTLEFNGLWGGYTGEGSKTIVPAKATVKITCRLVGNQKPDVIGKLVSEALMKRVPQGLKGKVKLGHTGVPYLVVPPNRPNTPKDQSEILAKAYEATESAVTDVFGKKPLFLREGGSIPIIADVKRVTGLDSVMIGLFLPEDNLHAPNESMSLEVLKKGIQVSKRILKAVAGV encoded by the coding sequence ATGTTTGACGCGATCGAAAAGCTGAAAGAGTACGTTAGTTATCAGAGTGTTTCCGCTGATTCCGCCTATAAGGAAGGAATGGGGCAAACGAGAGATTTTGTAGCAAAAATGCTGGGAGACCTTGGACTCAGTGTTGAGATCGTGGATACTCAAAAGCATCCGATCGTGATGGCTCGCCGCACTGGAGATCCCTCTTGGCCGCATGTCGTGATTTACGGTCACTACGATGTGCAGCCGGTCGATCCGATCGAGCTCTGGGAGACTAGTCCGTTCGAGGCGACCATCAAAGGAGATCGTATTTATGGTCGAGGAACAGCGGACAACAAGGGACCGCAAATGGCTCACATCGCTGCGGTGGCGGAATTGCTCGAAGAGCATCCTGATGTACCGCTGCGTCTAACTTTCATTATCGAAGGAGAGGAAGAAATCGGGAGCCCAAGCCTATTGCCTCTGCTCGTGGAGCGAAAGGAAGAGTTGAGCGAAGCGGATATGGTGTTGCTCTCAGATACGCTTAGCCCGACGGCGGATCAAATCGCGGTAACGGTTGGCTTACGAGGTATCGTGGAAATGGAATTTGAGTTGGTGGGCCCCAAGTCGGACTTGCACTCTGGTTTGCATGGCGGAGCGGTCTACAATCCTCTGCAGGCGATGGCGGAGATTTGCGCTTCACTGCACACTGCGGATAATCGCGTAAACATATCCGGTTTCTACGACGATGTGACGGATGTGGAAGACTGGGAGCGGGAAGAGCTCGCAGGCTTGGGGACGAATATCGAAGCCTATGCGGCGAGTGTCGGGGTGGAGGCCTTGCATCCGGTAACAGGATACACGCCCTTTGAAGCGATTCGCTACATGCCAACCCTCGAATTTAATGGCCTCTGGGGCGGCTACACCGGTGAAGGTAGCAAGACAATCGTACCCGCCAAAGCGACAGTCAAAATCACCTGTCGCCTTGTTGGGAATCAGAAGCCTGACGTTATCGGAAAGCTCGTATCGGAAGCGCTCATGAAGCGAGTGCCCCAGGGCTTGAAAGGCAAAGTGAAGCTTGGCCATACCGGCGTACCTTATCTCGTCGTCCCGCCAAATCGCCCCAATACGCCTAAGGATCAAAGTGAGATCTTGGCCAAAGCCTATGAGGCAACTGAATCGGCGGTTACGGATGTGTTTGGAAAGAAGCCACTGTTTTTGCGCGAGGGAGGAAGCATCCCGATTATCGCGGATGTAAAACGCGTGACCGGACTAGACTCCGTCATGATCGGACTATTCTTGCCGGAGGATAATCTTCACGCTCCCAATGAAAGCATGTCCTTGGAGGTGCTTAAAAAGGGAATACAGGTTTCTAAGCGGATTCTGAAGGCGGTCGCAGGAGTCTAG
- a CDS encoding TatD family hydrolase, with translation MSGIVDTHTHLHSFALKGVLEQTLEAAAEAGLRRLVTVGTDTDDWELYAEMASNYEQIDYTVGIHPCSVEAGWEKSFAQIEAFWAKDLKPVALGEIGLDRFHLPKNDEEKAKQVFELQVAACEAQLQLAKKLDCPVVIHSRGAFEESVKLIDASGVDWSKVVFHCFSEGPGEMKQLLDRGGFGSFTGVITFKNAESVREAAKLQGLDRLMIETDAPYLAPMPKRGKPNEPAYLRYTADYCAELFGVSQEAFAEHTTATARAFYGLA, from the coding sequence ATGTCGGGAATCGTAGATACGCATACGCATTTGCATAGTTTTGCCCTGAAGGGGGTCTTGGAGCAGACGCTTGAAGCCGCGGCGGAAGCGGGCTTGCGGCGTTTGGTGACGGTCGGCACCGATACGGACGACTGGGAGCTCTACGCTGAGATGGCGTCAAACTACGAGCAGATCGACTACACGGTGGGGATTCATCCTTGCTCGGTGGAAGCGGGCTGGGAGAAGAGTTTTGCCCAGATCGAAGCCTTTTGGGCGAAGGACCTTAAGCCGGTGGCTCTGGGGGAAATCGGTTTGGATCGCTTTCATCTCCCGAAGAACGACGAGGAGAAGGCGAAGCAGGTGTTCGAACTGCAGGTCGCTGCTTGCGAAGCGCAGCTCCAATTGGCCAAAAAGTTGGATTGCCCGGTGGTGATTCACTCGCGTGGCGCTTTCGAGGAATCGGTGAAGTTGATCGACGCGAGCGGCGTGGACTGGAGCAAGGTGGTCTTTCACTGCTTCTCGGAAGGTCCGGGAGAGATGAAGCAGCTTCTCGATCGAGGCGGTTTTGGCAGCTTCACCGGAGTGATTACTTTTAAGAATGCGGAAAGCGTGCGTGAGGCGGCCAAGCTGCAGGGGCTGGATCGTCTGATGATCGAGACGGATGCTCCCTATCTTGCTCCCATGCCGAAGCGTGGAAAACCAAACGAACCTGCTTACTTGCGTTACACGGCGGATTATTGTGCCGAGCTTTTTGGCGTTTCCCAAGAAGCATTTGCGGAGCATACGACGGCGACGGCTAGAG
- a CDS encoding InlB B-repeat-containing protein, whose translation MFRSLPLFFAAIWASLSYAELPDSAALEEALQFDGPNELAVELGDGAEVSLTESGLQLSVPADSYAKLILKNVPSPGEYLLSIETDLSGLGSTVQEFQGEEPSKSLYLSSYSYINNSFSFGSFFERDDETVPEQDISIQISPISSSASEASDRSFRFSNLEILQGTPLELVQTPGTTLSKYPDKDRYDYGEEVTLTASAPYEQVEFIRWIPNNFWGPVDGWDLESPELTIVPTVPYSFEAIWIIKQPFEGGFVECDLSDYNSYSLPEPGTAPSFSIDLQSNKYFRFTVENPGLFQMKVRRGNGVEANANWNSETIGEGETMVFSQWVSPATKDFSVPGSGNLELYDFEISPFLPIELTILGEGEVEGIVNESYVPLTVPHQLRAVPDEGWEFESWKGDVGSSDPVIEIDPNVENNFEARFYKVIRSGELELRSYSDHEWTITEGEDGLSLAPSNPLESWTDIARVGFLVEGSGLLSMQFDGYGSDIECYVDGVEVETSKVSGITTLELFLDRGWHAIVIAYDNSSKAFTYEPLTTVDNIKWQPGVPVEFYTTLGGTIEGYESGTYFLEGESATQLTAVPNDGYTFSHWSGLSESTQPSIEVSPSSPTVLKANFVKQADESGAIQSGDTLWTYSEGEWSVGNDMNEDQSAWFESTFIGPATMRIQVSQYGVSNFQYEIDGEICILSKEGVFGIPEGEHRVRVIAYGSVHSATRVRLEQVHPIDITLAGGSVEFSPALPEPDDYWEEDESDYIVYLPHGTELQITSTSYSDKNLFLGWDGDLAGNEATTQVLVDRPIVSHGRYGVETFEYNGIALETDTEGVFFNTDYLSLPSPWSSETATTLRTTLQGPGIFYLTISRVESASVYVDGEENDLSKSFSWASGKVLIEDGEHSVEIVVDPATSDSSSQTLLDPIVSSLGFTEGYQVSSGGAGGTVQMTPEETTYQLDASVQLLATADEGNTFVGWAAPYEASPNPLNLKVTEHASVAAIFASDGNFGGSQWSFENKPPSRLGSSDSEYLWYYFSAEDSGTQSSATTTLTGPVYASSYFYTYGKYDGLDVQLLLDGTAVEDVSGFLIPEGEHELRWEVTSLPLDESELSAISIYPLTLKESVSIYAFAYNAEIEISPAKSDYIPGEEVTLVASEKNLLGWEFYRWLNGSSNETFSTQRSITIEADPTYALQAEYRKDQLDIPNLKVIDEGYNDLWPSSQDIGPGQTEVFDLNVISTLLFEAETEGHIEFYVRSKYVDDIIEIEKEGQIVFKIQGSPLNWKHLRIPVSEGEQVKLIANRDDSYTYAQICGVKFLEYWAPMTQVTDPADLDFEPSLASLSKNSPVNVSVDENWEDDLIEWVVGEETQSAISQIEVSQADNTPITARINIPFDTQAGWAKPSSVGSFQQTSYASSWIQSSYGENEEASHTLTLPIEGPAYIRLSTESSHEDFIYKSGEQILNPIVLYENEIALQFPAGENALTIEHPFSPHESASIIFDGKDEGYRSYERVYEMGTMRFGTFTSTYQAGRSISVTALPKDGYEFVKWQAPYEEHGYQFQTDVSSEEPIPVFQKIINYETFLGHDWVLNNASLDVYSNEFVGTPLQTIEIDKLNYLEPIEMSTEIEGPAVIVFSDVDGSTEVPSYSIDNGDFQNAAYSNSGSGKFFASIQIPSGTHDLVLKYEDVPSYFNFGANIASGYLLDLTGIGTEIKREPTKNVYRTGDTVNIEAVPYASNTTLEWIGLPEELNADGGSHEIIIDGSLKLEVRAWKPAKLFGYDFQHAGIGTWTRLGAAEYTIAAHPRSNLDLLKLDHPDSGSYRFEFKSKERVSYWETVSPSITLLGGSSENTTAGQSLSSGRMIISEGTLGVIIENQVPDYNGTTKDQALSFDSLEKEELTGGLSDYLDWWLSFDESQGLDLGWTEPSGDPDEDGLTNYEEYLLGTDPGRPTPQIRLVPALSPEESLRLEIHQPSTSLLDDAKILFSTTLGTTWDYFELPESLDATDSADWKSTLLPPDLYGTDHLYFKLQHSAESRTLEELAE comes from the coding sequence ATGTTTCGTTCCCTCCCCTTATTTTTTGCCGCCATCTGGGCGTCCCTGTCATATGCTGAATTACCCGACTCGGCAGCACTCGAAGAGGCACTCCAATTCGATGGCCCCAACGAGCTCGCGGTCGAGCTAGGCGATGGAGCTGAAGTCTCCCTCACCGAATCTGGCCTCCAATTATCCGTACCGGCTGACAGCTACGCGAAGCTGATACTCAAAAACGTACCTTCGCCGGGTGAGTACCTATTGTCCATTGAGACCGATTTGAGCGGCTTGGGCAGCACGGTCCAGGAATTCCAGGGTGAAGAACCCTCGAAATCCCTGTATCTAAGTAGCTACTCTTATATCAACAACAGCTTCAGTTTTGGTAGCTTCTTTGAGAGAGACGACGAGACTGTTCCAGAGCAGGACATCTCGATTCAGATTTCACCAATTAGCAGCAGCGCAAGCGAAGCTAGTGATCGCAGCTTCCGTTTTTCCAATCTGGAAATTCTACAGGGCACCCCATTAGAGTTGGTCCAAACTCCGGGGACCACGCTCAGCAAATACCCAGACAAAGACCGTTACGACTACGGCGAAGAGGTCACTTTGACAGCGTCCGCTCCTTACGAACAGGTAGAGTTTATCCGTTGGATTCCCAATAACTTCTGGGGACCTGTAGATGGTTGGGATCTCGAATCGCCAGAGCTAACGATCGTGCCTACAGTTCCGTACTCGTTTGAAGCTATCTGGATAATCAAGCAGCCTTTCGAAGGCGGATTCGTAGAATGCGATCTTAGCGACTACAACAGCTATTCCCTACCCGAGCCGGGTACTGCTCCCAGCTTTTCCATCGATCTTCAGTCCAACAAGTACTTCCGCTTCACGGTGGAAAACCCCGGCCTATTCCAAATGAAGGTTCGAAGAGGCAACGGCGTAGAGGCCAATGCTAATTGGAATTCGGAAACAATCGGCGAGGGCGAAACCATGGTTTTTTCCCAATGGGTTTCGCCTGCGACCAAGGATTTCTCTGTCCCAGGTTCCGGCAATCTAGAATTGTACGACTTTGAGATATCGCCCTTCCTTCCCATCGAGCTGACCATTTTGGGAGAGGGCGAAGTCGAAGGTATCGTCAACGAAAGTTATGTACCATTGACTGTACCTCATCAGCTACGGGCAGTTCCTGACGAGGGTTGGGAATTCGAGTCCTGGAAGGGGGATGTGGGAAGTTCAGATCCAGTGATCGAGATCGATCCGAACGTAGAAAACAACTTCGAGGCCCGGTTCTATAAGGTCATCCGCTCCGGAGAACTCGAGCTTAGATCCTATAGCGATCACGAATGGACGATCACGGAAGGAGAAGACGGACTGAGCTTAGCTCCATCAAACCCACTAGAAAGCTGGACCGATATAGCTAGGGTTGGATTCCTAGTGGAGGGATCAGGCCTTCTCAGCATGCAATTCGATGGATACGGATCCGATATAGAATGTTATGTGGATGGGGTAGAAGTAGAGACTAGCAAAGTATCCGGAATCACGACCTTGGAGCTCTTTCTTGACCGAGGATGGCACGCAATCGTGATCGCGTATGACAACAGTTCCAAAGCCTTCACCTACGAACCTCTCACAACAGTAGACAACATCAAATGGCAGCCAGGAGTTCCCGTCGAATTCTATACAACCTTAGGCGGAACGATTGAAGGCTATGAAAGTGGAACCTATTTTCTAGAGGGAGAGTCAGCCACTCAATTAACCGCCGTACCCAATGATGGATACACTTTCAGCCACTGGTCAGGCCTTTCCGAATCCACTCAGCCAAGCATTGAGGTCAGCCCGAGTTCCCCGACTGTATTGAAAGCGAATTTCGTCAAACAAGCAGACGAATCCGGCGCTATCCAATCTGGCGATACACTCTGGACCTATTCCGAAGGGGAGTGGTCGGTCGGCAACGACATGAACGAGGATCAATCGGCCTGGTTTGAATCAACATTCATTGGCCCCGCGACGATGCGTATCCAAGTAAGTCAATATGGAGTCTCAAATTTCCAATATGAAATCGATGGTGAAATTTGCATTCTCAGCAAGGAGGGTGTCTTCGGAATCCCCGAGGGCGAGCACCGCGTACGTGTGATCGCATACGGTAGTGTACATTCAGCGACTAGAGTTCGCCTCGAACAAGTACATCCTATAGACATCACCCTCGCAGGCGGCTCGGTCGAATTCAGTCCCGCACTTCCGGAACCGGACGACTACTGGGAAGAAGACGAGTCGGACTATATCGTCTATCTGCCACACGGCACCGAACTTCAGATTACCTCAACTTCCTATAGTGACAAGAACCTGTTCTTAGGCTGGGACGGAGACTTAGCAGGAAACGAAGCAACGACCCAAGTACTGGTAGACCGACCAATCGTCAGCCATGGCCGCTATGGAGTGGAGACCTTCGAATACAATGGGATAGCCTTGGAAACTGATACGGAAGGGGTATTCTTTAACACTGACTATTTGAGCCTACCAAGCCCTTGGAGCTCCGAAACGGCGACAACGCTTCGCACAACATTGCAAGGTCCCGGGATTTTCTATCTCACGATTAGCCGTGTAGAAAGTGCATCCGTGTACGTAGATGGGGAAGAAAATGATCTGTCCAAGAGTTTCTCTTGGGCCTCAGGAAAGGTTCTTATCGAAGATGGCGAGCACTCAGTAGAGATTGTTGTAGACCCGGCGACTTCCGATAGCTCTTCTCAAACGCTGCTAGACCCAATTGTATCAAGCTTAGGGTTTACAGAAGGCTACCAAGTTAGTTCAGGTGGAGCCGGCGGTACCGTGCAGATGACGCCCGAAGAAACCACCTACCAACTCGACGCATCAGTCCAGCTTCTGGCTACGGCAGACGAGGGAAACACCTTCGTCGGATGGGCCGCGCCTTATGAAGCCTCCCCAAACCCACTGAACCTCAAAGTCACGGAGCATGCCTCAGTCGCCGCCATCTTCGCTAGCGATGGTAATTTCGGAGGAAGCCAATGGAGCTTCGAAAACAAGCCACCATCACGTCTTGGCAGCAGCGACTCCGAGTATTTATGGTACTATTTTTCAGCCGAAGATAGCGGGACTCAATCTAGCGCTACAACAACCTTGACCGGACCAGTCTATGCCAGTTCATACTTCTATACATACGGAAAATATGATGGACTAGATGTTCAGCTTCTTCTAGATGGCACCGCAGTTGAAGACGTATCTGGTTTCTTAATACCCGAAGGCGAGCATGAGTTAAGATGGGAAGTAACCTCCCTGCCCTTGGACGAATCAGAGCTATCAGCCATCTCGATATACCCACTCACACTCAAGGAAAGTGTCTCAATCTACGCATTCGCCTATAATGCCGAGATAGAAATATCGCCAGCTAAAAGCGATTACATTCCTGGAGAAGAAGTCACATTGGTCGCATCTGAGAAAAATCTCTTAGGATGGGAATTTTACCGCTGGTTGAACGGCTCCAGCAACGAGACTTTCAGCACGCAGAGGTCAATAACTATAGAAGCAGATCCAACTTATGCGCTACAGGCGGAGTACAGAAAAGACCAATTAGATATTCCAAATCTAAAGGTTATAGACGAAGGCTACAATGACTTATGGCCAAGTTCTCAAGACATCGGCCCGGGACAAACTGAAGTTTTCGACCTTAACGTAATTAGCACACTCTTATTCGAAGCTGAAACCGAAGGGCACATTGAATTTTACGTACGATCTAAATATGTTGATGACATCATAGAAATCGAAAAAGAGGGGCAAATTGTATTCAAAATACAAGGATCTCCCCTAAACTGGAAACACCTGAGAATCCCTGTATCGGAGGGAGAGCAGGTAAAGCTCATAGCCAACCGAGACGACAGCTACACGTACGCTCAAATATGCGGGGTAAAGTTCTTGGAGTACTGGGCACCGATGACTCAAGTGACCGATCCAGCCGATCTCGACTTCGAGCCAAGTTTGGCTTCTCTATCAAAAAACAGTCCAGTAAATGTCTCGGTGGACGAAAACTGGGAAGACGATCTTATAGAGTGGGTAGTGGGCGAAGAGACACAATCCGCTATCAGTCAAATAGAAGTCAGCCAAGCAGACAACACACCCATTACCGCCCGCATAAACATTCCGTTCGATACGCAAGCAGGCTGGGCAAAGCCATCAAGTGTTGGATCCTTCCAGCAAACTAGCTATGCTTCTAGTTGGATCCAAAGCTCATATGGCGAAAACGAAGAGGCCTCCCACACACTGACGCTACCAATTGAGGGACCCGCTTACATTCGCCTGAGTACAGAGAGTTCCCACGAGGATTTCATCTACAAGTCCGGCGAACAGATTTTAAACCCCATCGTTTTGTACGAGAACGAGATTGCTCTGCAATTCCCCGCAGGAGAAAACGCTCTCACCATCGAGCACCCGTTCTCTCCCCACGAAAGCGCTTCGATAATCTTCGACGGGAAAGACGAGGGTTACAGGAGTTACGAACGGGTTTACGAAATGGGGACGATGCGTTTTGGCACGTTTACCAGTACCTATCAGGCTGGCAGAAGCATTTCGGTAACAGCGCTTCCAAAGGACGGTTACGAATTCGTCAAATGGCAAGCCCCCTACGAAGAGCACGGTTACCAATTTCAGACTGATGTAAGTAGTGAGGAACCCATACCGGTATTCCAAAAGATCATCAACTATGAGACTTTCCTCGGGCACGATTGGGTACTCAACAACGCAAGTTTGGATGTCTATTCAAACGAGTTTGTCGGCACCCCACTACAAACAATTGAAATCGATAAACTGAATTATCTCGAGCCCATCGAAATGAGCACCGAAATAGAGGGTCCCGCGGTGATCGTTTTTAGCGATGTAGACGGTTCAACAGAGGTCCCAAGCTACAGCATCGACAATGGGGACTTCCAAAACGCTGCTTACTCTAACTCAGGCTCGGGGAAGTTCTTCGCTTCCATTCAAATTCCCTCTGGAACCCATGACCTAGTTTTGAAATACGAGGATGTCCCAAGCTATTTCAATTTCGGGGCTAACATCGCAAGTGGCTACCTTCTCGACCTCACCGGAATCGGTACAGAAATAAAACGCGAGCCGACCAAAAACGTCTACCGGACGGGAGACACGGTAAATATCGAGGCTGTACCCTATGCTTCCAACACAACCCTAGAATGGATCGGCCTGCCAGAAGAGTTAAATGCCGACGGAGGATCGCATGAGATAATAATAGATGGCTCGCTCAAGCTGGAAGTTCGGGCTTGGAAGCCAGCCAAGCTGTTCGGCTACGATTTCCAACATGCTGGCATCGGGACGTGGACGCGCCTCGGAGCGGCAGAGTACACAATCGCCGCTCATCCTCGAAGCAACCTAGACCTGCTGAAATTAGATCACCCCGATTCCGGTAGTTACAGATTTGAATTCAAGTCCAAGGAACGAGTCAGCTACTGGGAAACCGTATCACCAAGCATAACCCTGCTAGGTGGTAGCTCTGAAAATACTACGGCTGGCCAATCACTCTCGTCGGGCAGGATGATCATTTCCGAGGGCACCCTCGGTGTAATCATCGAGAACCAGGTACCAGACTACAACGGGACTACGAAAGATCAGGCCCTCTCTTTCGATTCACTGGAAAAAGAGGAGCTAACGGGGGGATTGAGCGACTATCTCGACTGGTGGCTCAGTTTCGATGAATCTCAAGGTCTCGACTTGGGCTGGACCGAACCGAGCGGGGATCCAGATGAGGACGGGCTCACCAACTACGAAGAATACCTTCTTGGAACTGATCCGGGTCGTCCGACACCGCAAATCCGACTGGTGCCAGCGTTATCCCCAGAGGAATCTCTGCGACTTGAAATCCATCAACCCAGTACCTCTCTTCTCGACGATGCAAAGATACTCTTCAGCACAACTTTAGGTACAACTTGGGATTACTTCGAACTCCCCGAAAGCCTGGATGCTACCGATTCAGCTGATTGGAAATCGACCCTCTTGCCTCCTGATCTCTACGGAACAGATCACCTCTATTTCAAGCTGCAGCATTCTGCCGAATCGAGAACCTTAGAGGAGCTGGCGGAGTAA
- a CDS encoding SdpI family protein yields MEKLNLTLGISNSVVAVLAAGVSIPLIKEKVAMNKLYGVRLAKSFESDELWYKINKKGGKLLLAWSVPILLIGLLCFVLPPIESPYQWLFAYAPMLYLIPGLQAYLYARKL; encoded by the coding sequence ATGGAAAAACTAAACCTCACTTTGGGAATTTCAAACAGCGTGGTTGCCGTGCTTGCCGCCGGCGTATCCATCCCCCTGATAAAAGAGAAGGTCGCGATGAACAAGCTCTACGGCGTACGCCTCGCCAAAAGCTTCGAGTCGGATGAGCTTTGGTACAAGATAAACAAAAAGGGAGGAAAATTGCTCCTAGCGTGGTCAGTGCCTATCTTGCTTATCGGTCTCCTTTGTTTCGTCCTTCCTCCCATTGAATCCCCCTACCAGTGGCTGTTCGCCTACGCTCCCATGCTCTACTTGATACCCGGGCTTCAGGCTTATCTTTACGCCCGAAAATTGTAG